Proteins encoded within one genomic window of Bacillus sp. F19:
- a CDS encoding abortive infection family protein yields the protein MSNLKHIDRIKLERFLNMGSGYVLHFNNGTLRDFVIETTGIDIYDEQYSIKGESKANRLRAFWELEADENVSKLIFSMLDHWKERKELYDQEIEESEQVLFDACYSIAENLNQKGVTEFVNGILKPQIEDKDFSVLAQNIKESIERNEPEAALDRLHTYTVKYFRSLCRKHQISYDKDKALHSLYGEYVKVLEKNKLIESVMTLRILKSSISLLDAFNSVRNDKSFAHDNPILNYQESMLIFKNISSMIEFIESVEGKLSHVHSKKQTSEINHHHF from the coding sequence ATGTCAAATCTAAAACATATTGACAGAATTAAATTAGAAAGATTTTTAAATATGGGCAGTGGGTATGTTTTACATTTTAATAATGGAACGCTACGAGATTTTGTAATCGAAACTACAGGTATTGATATTTATGATGAACAGTATTCTATAAAAGGTGAATCGAAAGCAAATCGATTACGTGCCTTTTGGGAATTAGAGGCGGATGAAAACGTATCAAAACTTATTTTTTCAATGCTTGATCATTGGAAAGAGAGAAAAGAATTGTACGATCAGGAAATTGAAGAATCAGAGCAAGTTTTATTCGATGCTTGTTATTCCATTGCAGAGAATCTAAATCAAAAAGGTGTAACAGAATTTGTGAATGGAATTTTAAAACCACAGATAGAAGATAAAGATTTTTCCGTTTTAGCCCAAAATATTAAAGAAAGCATTGAAAGAAATGAACCAGAAGCAGCTCTTGACAGGCTTCATACGTATACTGTGAAATACTTTAGGAGTCTGTGTAGAAAACATCAAATTTCTTATGATAAAGATAAAGCGTTACATAGTTTATACGGGGAATATGTAAAGGTGCTTGAGAAAAACAAGTTGATTGAATCTGTTATGACTCTGCGAATTCTTAAGTCATCCATTTCGTTACTGGATGCTTTTAACTCAGTGAGAAATGACAAAAGTTTTGCCCATGATAACCCGATTCTGAATTATCAAGAAAGCATGTTAATTTTTAAAAATATATCCAGTATGATTGAGTTCATTGAATCTGTTGAAGGGAAGTTGAGTCATGTTCATTCGAAGAAACAGACCAGCGAAATAAACCATCATCATTTTTAG
- a CDS encoding DEAD/DEAH box helicase translates to MYKSRLPHNLFQLQGYQEKYKPLLYKSIRQQFPLSYDESPEIDLRYLLMCASIFSESDDAKHLDTAFRIAQYVLQSVGTSENQKNSAAYILDKMTNHTAINLSINRNQLLSDYKDHIPMEFNLDSMNRLMKYSIFDSKRELIIPINKFQYEVLDETRKNDWVSISAPTSVGKSFILLHIIRMFLQNHSNGVIVYIVPTRALIQQVELDIRKMLIEHQLKNIFVSTVPLMDDLSNRFSKKVFVLTQERFQWLLADHHEMAPELLIVDEAQKIGDGTRGILLQQIIEEVSRRSANGKVIFSSPMTSNPEVLLEQRAETSKGKAVEKELVTVNQNLLWANQVFRKPKEWTMSLCANGEVVKLGDFSLSKRSTNVTERLAFVTHALADPAGGNLVYANLPSSAENCGHILWELQGAENDSNHPEIIELIKLIKDTVNPDYTLAHILSRKVGYHYGNMPLIIKNEIERLFSEGIIQFLICTSTLIEGMNLPARSIFVRGPQKGRGIPMGEMDFWNLAGRAGRQGKEFQGNVICIDTNKEDIWNNSPPTIRKKYQIEKTMDNLLNNDVEKLIEFIDEGTPRSKSLQKPELEYGFSYLLGEYIRSDRLSESPFLQKYDEDSIKELESSISNALKDIEVPEGILLKHPGVSPLAQQQLLDFFKEAYHSIELYTPVHPNNKAALDRYIKIVEKIQEILSGEHPGKNFPYSLLIIEWMRGYSLSRIIARNIKYWQKRDRSKNKQSIIRETMKDIEEFARFKFVKYFACYRDILNYFMELNNDVIEEDLSDLTIWLELGASEKTPISLMGIGFTRTTAISIAEILKDQNLDGEECIKLLKQINWEKVPLSPIVRREVIQILRLYISEVELN, encoded by the coding sequence ATGTATAAATCGAGATTGCCTCATAATTTATTTCAATTACAGGGATATCAAGAAAAATATAAACCTCTTCTTTATAAATCCATCCGACAACAATTTCCATTATCTTATGATGAATCACCTGAAATCGATTTAAGATACTTGCTTATGTGTGCCAGTATCTTTTCAGAATCAGATGACGCAAAGCACTTGGATACTGCTTTTAGAATTGCTCAATATGTCTTGCAATCAGTTGGTACGTCAGAAAATCAAAAGAATTCTGCCGCTTACATTCTGGATAAAATGACAAATCACACAGCTATCAATCTAAGTATAAATCGGAACCAACTTTTATCCGATTACAAAGATCATATACCAATGGAATTCAATTTAGATTCTATGAATCGGTTAATGAAGTATTCTATTTTTGACTCTAAAAGAGAATTAATCATTCCCATCAATAAATTTCAGTATGAGGTATTAGATGAAACAAGAAAAAATGACTGGGTTAGTATTTCTGCTCCGACTTCGGTAGGGAAATCCTTTATTTTGCTGCATATTATTCGAATGTTTCTCCAAAATCATTCGAATGGAGTGATTGTATACATCGTACCGACCAGGGCTTTAATTCAACAGGTTGAGTTGGATATCAGGAAAATGCTCATTGAACATCAGTTGAAAAACATATTTGTTTCTACTGTTCCGCTTATGGATGATTTATCAAATAGGTTTAGTAAAAAAGTGTTTGTTTTAACACAAGAAAGATTTCAATGGTTATTAGCAGATCATCATGAAATGGCTCCTGAGTTGTTGATAGTAGATGAAGCACAAAAAATAGGGGATGGGACAAGAGGGATATTGCTTCAACAAATAATAGAAGAAGTTTCTAGAAGGTCTGCGAATGGGAAGGTCATTTTCTCAAGTCCGATGACTTCTAATCCAGAAGTTTTACTAGAACAAAGAGCTGAAACTTCAAAGGGAAAAGCCGTGGAAAAAGAACTAGTTACTGTAAATCAAAACTTACTTTGGGCAAATCAAGTTTTTAGGAAGCCAAAAGAATGGACAATGTCTTTATGTGCAAACGGAGAGGTTGTTAAACTAGGTGATTTTTCACTTTCAAAAAGGTCGACTAACGTCACGGAGAGATTGGCATTTGTTACCCATGCATTAGCTGATCCCGCAGGAGGAAATCTCGTTTATGCAAATCTCCCTTCGAGTGCGGAAAATTGCGGACACATTCTATGGGAATTACAAGGTGCCGAAAATGATTCAAATCATCCTGAAATAATCGAACTGATTAAGTTAATCAAAGACACAGTAAATCCTGATTACACCCTTGCACATATCCTGTCACGAAAAGTGGGGTATCATTACGGCAACATGCCCCTGATCATAAAAAATGAAATAGAACGACTCTTTTCTGAAGGTATTATTCAATTTTTAATATGTACCTCTACTTTAATCGAAGGGATGAATCTTCCCGCAAGAAGCATTTTTGTCAGAGGTCCACAAAAGGGCAGAGGAATACCTATGGGAGAAATGGATTTTTGGAATCTTGCTGGAAGAGCAGGCAGGCAAGGAAAAGAGTTTCAAGGAAATGTGATTTGCATTGATACAAATAAAGAGGATATTTGGAACAACTCACCTCCAACGATTAGAAAAAAATATCAAATAGAAAAAACGATGGACAATCTATTAAATAATGACGTAGAAAAATTGATCGAATTTATTGATGAAGGAACACCTAGAAGTAAGAGTCTTCAAAAGCCTGAACTTGAATACGGATTTTCATATTTACTGGGAGAATATATAAGAAGTGATAGATTAAGTGAATCTCCTTTTTTGCAAAAATATGATGAGGATTCCATCAAAGAATTAGAATCAAGCATATCAAACGCCTTAAAAGATATCGAAGTTCCAGAAGGGATCCTTCTTAAACATCCAGGTGTTAGCCCATTAGCACAGCAGCAGCTACTCGATTTCTTTAAAGAGGCTTATCACTCAATTGAACTTTACACTCCAGTTCACCCAAATAATAAAGCTGCTTTAGATAGATATATTAAAATCGTAGAAAAAATACAAGAAATTTTATCAGGGGAACATCCTGGTAAAAACTTCCCTTACTCATTACTGATAATTGAATGGATGAGAGGTTATTCATTGTCTCGTATCATTGCTCGTAATATTAAATATTGGCAGAAACGAGATAGGAGTAAAAATAAACAAAGCATTATTAGAGAAACAATGAAGGATATCGAAGAGTTTGCCCGCTTTAAATTTGTAAAATATTTTGCGTGTTACCGCGATATTCTAAATTACTTCATGGAATTGAACAATGACGTAATTGAAGAAGATCTATCAGATTTAACTATTTGGCTAGAATTAGGTGCTTCAGAAAAAACACCTATTTCATTAATGGGAATAGGGTTTACACGTACAACGGCTATTAGTATTGCAGAAATATTAAAAGATCAAAATTTAGACGGAGAAGAATGCATAAAATTATTGAAACAAATAAATTGGGAAAAGGTTCCCTTATCGCCGATTGTAAGGCGAGAAGTGATACAAATACTTCGATTGTACATTTCCGAGGTTGAATTGAATTAA
- a CDS encoding DUF1837 domain-containing protein codes for MNAYLTQVNTHQQIIGTKATTRCFMLSSDGQHLPRVEDFAIRIACFLLDYAIPRSEISKAKKMDDEENTTINTVMLKKKARKLFTQLKKTGEGGEMLLYLLIQSVLRFPQAISKMSLKTSGQLHYQGADAIHIGYDTATEKLLLYWGESKLYQSIDSAIRECFESLAPYLIGPGGAENPRERDLQLLLTNLDFANVELEAAMLNYLDPNHPSFNSLEYRGACLIGFDIDSYCSVPFEKTQEIVLGEINQALTNWSGKINTGIKRHQYLENFTLDVFLIPFPSVQVFRNKFLEAIQDV; via the coding sequence TTGAACGCTTATCTAACACAAGTAAATACTCATCAACAAATTATTGGAACAAAAGCTACGACAAGATGCTTTATGCTTTCGTCTGATGGTCAGCATTTACCGAGAGTAGAAGATTTTGCAATCAGAATAGCATGTTTTCTATTAGATTATGCGATTCCTCGCTCAGAAATTTCAAAGGCGAAAAAGATGGATGATGAAGAGAATACTACAATAAATACGGTAATGTTAAAAAAGAAAGCAAGAAAACTGTTTACCCAATTAAAGAAGACGGGAGAAGGCGGGGAGATGCTGCTCTATTTACTCATTCAAAGTGTATTAAGGTTCCCGCAGGCAATCTCCAAGATGTCACTTAAAACAAGTGGACAACTTCATTACCAAGGGGCAGATGCTATTCATATAGGCTATGACACAGCAACCGAAAAATTATTGCTTTATTGGGGGGAGTCTAAACTTTACCAATCAATTGATAGTGCGATTCGGGAGTGTTTTGAAAGTCTTGCTCCTTACTTAATAGGACCAGGAGGGGCTGAAAATCCTAGAGAAAGAGATCTTCAATTGCTTTTGACTAATCTCGATTTTGCAAATGTCGAACTGGAAGCAGCGATGCTTAACTATCTTGATCCAAACCATCCATCATTCAATTCACTCGAGTATAGAGGTGCGTGTTTAATAGGATTTGATATTGATTCGTATTGTTCAGTTCCATTTGAAAAGACACAAGAAATTGTATTAGGTGAAATTAATCAAGCCCTTACAAACTGGTCAGGAAAAATAAATACTGGAATTAAAAGACATCAATATCTAGAAAATTTCACTTTAGATGTGTTTCTTATCCCTTTTCCTTCTGTACAAGTTTTCAGAAATAAATTTTTGGAGGCAATTCAGGATGTATAA
- a CDS encoding ATP-binding protein translates to MQIEKKATFSHYTLEEKKKALKNIKILHPRFNHALGLIRKCHDSIHTSETPLSGLITGLSGSGKTTVIKTYLQKYGQVVSGETQTKKTILHAEVVSPATINTFMETLLEKLGDPFPVKGTIGNKNHRLENLIQKCGIEIIILDEVQHFVQTDDHLRINKVSDCFKSLVNRTNVPCVLFGMAESKQVLKASSQLNRRFSIRYDLTTFAYDTEDSVKEFRTLLHLIDSQLPFVEMAGLGDMAERFYYATNGLMDSIIKIVREAAENAIKDQKDKIDLKDLAKGFQLQAHLLEEGKMNPFAQKEFSIHRTTKVSV, encoded by the coding sequence ATGCAAATTGAGAAAAAAGCAACATTCAGCCATTACACGTTGGAGGAGAAAAAGAAAGCACTGAAAAACATCAAAATTCTCCATCCGCGTTTCAACCATGCCCTCGGATTAATTCGAAAGTGTCATGATTCGATTCACACATCAGAAACCCCATTGAGCGGATTGATTACAGGTTTGTCAGGGTCAGGTAAAACAACCGTTATTAAGACGTATTTACAAAAATACGGTCAGGTTGTGAGTGGAGAAACACAAACCAAAAAAACCATTCTTCATGCAGAGGTTGTAAGCCCAGCAACCATTAATACGTTCATGGAAACACTGCTTGAAAAATTAGGGGACCCTTTCCCTGTTAAAGGGACAATCGGCAATAAAAATCATCGGTTGGAAAACCTGATTCAAAAGTGCGGAATTGAGATCATTATATTGGACGAGGTGCAGCATTTTGTTCAAACGGATGATCATTTAAGGATAAACAAAGTGTCGGATTGTTTCAAATCCCTCGTTAATCGGACAAACGTACCGTGTGTACTGTTTGGAATGGCGGAATCAAAACAAGTTTTGAAAGCCAGTTCCCAACTAAATCGAAGATTTTCTATCAGGTATGATTTAACAACGTTTGCTTATGATACGGAGGACAGTGTCAAAGAATTCCGTACGCTCTTGCATCTGATTGATAGCCAGTTGCCGTTTGTTGAAATGGCGGGATTAGGCGATATGGCGGAACGATTCTATTATGCAACAAATGGCTTGATGGACTCGATCATTAAAATCGTGAGAGAAGCAGCTGAAAATGCCATCAAAGATCAAAAAGACAAGATCGATTTAAAAGATCTTGCAAAGGGGTTCCAGCTTCAAGCTCATTTGCTTGAGGAAGGCAAAATGAATCCTTTTGCTCAAAAAGAATTCTCGATACATCGAACGACAAAGGTTTCTGTCTAA
- a CDS encoding Mu transposase C-terminal domain-containing protein, whose protein sequence is MAVFIGLGTRFLLNGRSFEITKQLEKDLFEGSDLEFKGVTEQFSREDILANYEKGNLEFAYYEKTGAGLNTKVDRYSDFTMVPEKDKEKAMFRLRAIEPLLSLNVKSLRPYIKSRVDTLKSEGHIVSDKSLYRWMKAYKDSEGDIFSLVPSDNRARGNRLFNKVDSIIDQVIEEMIFAPVNFTATSVCEEVVHRIDLYNKEQKGKKEKDKTLLHHPSESTVRRRMKEYSKYDVAKARKGQAFAKAKFGQVNANQRPEYILQRVEVDHTRLDLFVVDEKSRLPIGRPWITVCLDVFSGYPLGYYIGFEPPSYTSVMHALSHAISPKTYISSKYPNIKNKWLAYGIPELLVLDNGKEFHSKHFIEACIQLQINRYYCKVKAPWYKGSVERHFRTINTELLHQTKGTTFSNTVQKGEYNPVKNAVISFDMLVEMFHKWLLDYYAQDFHNGIKGVPSEIWADALKATPAPPIPEKPLDWKIMLMKLGEGSIQRHGIRTNYLYYNSDQLFQLRHEITKSKGKNEVKFKYDPTNISKIYVYDECSKVYLEVPCTDQKYSLNLNEYAHKAILSKVRETKKSVDRSALAAAKAELMAMCKAETKKTLTVRRKEKRFEGVGSNQNISTEQKEVTVQDYEVRIEKPKKPKKKEPKVVSISEEIDYSDWSVFNAN, encoded by the coding sequence ATGGCCGTTTTTATTGGTCTGGGTACCCGCTTTTTATTAAACGGGCGTTCCTTTGAAATTACAAAACAACTGGAAAAGGATTTATTTGAAGGGAGTGATTTGGAGTTCAAAGGTGTGACAGAGCAGTTCTCTAGAGAGGATATCCTGGCCAATTATGAAAAAGGAAATCTTGAGTTTGCTTATTACGAGAAAACAGGTGCAGGGCTCAATACGAAAGTGGACCGATATTCAGATTTTACAATGGTTCCAGAAAAGGATAAAGAAAAGGCGATGTTCCGCCTACGTGCAATCGAGCCGCTATTAAGTCTCAACGTCAAATCGCTTAGACCTTACATCAAATCCAGAGTTGATACACTGAAATCGGAGGGGCATATTGTCTCTGACAAGTCGTTGTACAGATGGATGAAAGCTTATAAGGATAGCGAGGGAGATATCTTTTCCTTAGTTCCCAGCGATAACAGAGCGAGGGGCAATAGACTTTTCAATAAAGTAGATTCGATCATTGATCAAGTCATTGAAGAAATGATTTTCGCTCCAGTGAATTTTACAGCAACATCCGTTTGTGAGGAAGTGGTTCATAGAATCGATTTATACAACAAGGAGCAAAAAGGAAAAAAGGAAAAAGACAAGACGCTTCTTCATCATCCTTCCGAGTCAACCGTTAGAAGGAGGATGAAAGAGTATTCAAAATATGACGTTGCTAAAGCTCGTAAAGGACAAGCCTTTGCTAAAGCAAAGTTCGGCCAGGTAAATGCAAATCAGAGACCAGAGTATATTCTGCAAAGGGTCGAGGTAGATCATACCAGGTTAGATTTATTTGTAGTAGATGAAAAAAGCAGGCTGCCGATTGGGAGGCCTTGGATTACTGTATGTTTAGATGTATTCAGTGGTTATCCTCTAGGATACTACATCGGATTCGAGCCGCCGTCTTACACATCTGTTATGCATGCTTTATCTCACGCCATTTCGCCAAAAACGTACATCTCTAGTAAGTATCCGAACATAAAAAATAAGTGGCTCGCTTATGGAATTCCTGAACTTCTCGTTTTAGATAACGGAAAGGAATTTCATAGTAAGCATTTTATTGAAGCGTGTATTCAGCTTCAGATTAATCGATACTATTGTAAAGTGAAAGCTCCCTGGTATAAAGGATCGGTAGAACGCCATTTCAGAACAATCAACACTGAACTCCTTCATCAGACAAAGGGAACAACGTTTTCCAATACCGTTCAAAAGGGAGAGTACAATCCCGTAAAAAATGCTGTAATCAGTTTCGATATGCTTGTCGAAATGTTCCATAAGTGGCTTCTTGATTACTATGCACAAGATTTTCACAACGGTATTAAAGGGGTGCCGTCAGAGATTTGGGCAGATGCCTTAAAAGCAACACCCGCACCGCCTATCCCAGAAAAACCTTTAGACTGGAAGATCATGCTGATGAAACTCGGGGAGGGTAGTATTCAGCGTCATGGGATACGCACCAATTATCTCTACTATAACTCTGATCAATTATTTCAGTTGCGGCATGAAATAACCAAGTCAAAGGGGAAAAATGAGGTCAAGTTCAAGTATGATCCTACAAACATTTCTAAGATTTACGTTTATGATGAATGCAGCAAAGTGTACCTCGAAGTACCTTGTACAGATCAAAAGTACTCTTTAAATTTAAATGAGTATGCTCATAAAGCCATTCTTTCAAAAGTGAGAGAAACAAAAAAATCAGTAGACAGGTCTGCTCTTGCAGCAGCGAAAGCGGAGTTAATGGCAATGTGCAAAGCAGAAACAAAAAAAACCCTTACGGTAAGACGAAAAGAGAAGAGATTCGAGGGTGTTGGATCGAATCAGAACATATCTACAGAGCAAAAAGAAGTGACCGTACAAGATTACGAAGTTCGGATTGAAAAACCAAAAAAGCCTAAGAAAAAGGAACCAAAAGTAGTAAGTATTAGTGAAGAAATCGATTATAGCGACTGGAGTGTATTTAATGCAAATTGA
- a CDS encoding helicase-associated domain-containing protein, producing MYKYPIITHEKSRLLYVCEWQDPKGKIKDHMIKFADLIKTPEEVSTFLMSPYSLWTAAAKGISAEEIIEFLEEKSQNELSEGFINTVKKNIREFGSLSFVTEDGYLVLKAKNHYIISEIKRINTIYSKIVAEPNETSLIFNHRDRLEIKKILFNQSLFIKDSTNYRGNTLNFRLLKKDSYGEPIVLQDFQSQAAESFLKYNRHAGGGGTIIMPPSSGKTLVALKIMESIETTTLIITENESSLKRWMSEISDKTDYPKDLVGSICSSHIDMKPITVSTYRDVFNNLNHLNEFGFIIYDDAHKLPTENNEKTVLLQSTYKLALASTLARSDGQGMNVIGLIGPKWYEILPNKLVELGFHVPVNCVEIKIPLPQHELEEYERASNNPEHQRNIAANNSLKRVVTDYFLKTKPTNQTLIISFFVEIAKKYGDWFDLEVITGEDSLENEEIDALLVAFNNKRITKMIASSLKVERKQFIELDTIIALTYQKGSEREEYLRVGKLMPQHSKTESYLISLVTRNSIEERDYFRRKRKLSNYGFRYKIEHYESILAEGNNS from the coding sequence ACTCATTGTGGACGGCTGCTGCAAAAGGTATAAGTGCTGAGGAGATAATTGAATTTCTGGAGGAGAAATCTCAAAATGAATTATCAGAAGGCTTTATCAATACGGTGAAAAAAAATATTCGTGAATTTGGAAGTCTTTCTTTTGTTACAGAAGACGGCTATCTCGTATTAAAGGCTAAAAATCATTACATAATTTCAGAAATTAAACGTATTAATACCATTTATTCAAAGATCGTAGCTGAACCTAATGAAACGTCGCTTATTTTTAATCATAGAGATCGTTTGGAAATAAAAAAAATATTGTTTAATCAATCTCTGTTTATTAAAGATTCAACCAATTATAGAGGTAATACACTCAATTTCCGATTGTTAAAAAAGGATTCGTATGGAGAACCCATCGTGTTACAGGATTTTCAGTCTCAAGCTGCAGAATCTTTCCTAAAATACAATCGACATGCTGGAGGGGGCGGCACAATTATAATGCCGCCAAGTTCAGGAAAAACATTAGTAGCCTTAAAAATAATGGAATCAATTGAGACGACAACATTAATAATCACAGAAAACGAATCAAGTCTTAAAAGATGGATGTCTGAAATATCCGATAAAACCGATTATCCTAAAGATTTAGTCGGAAGTATTTGTTCGTCACATATAGATATGAAACCAATTACAGTTTCAACGTATAGAGATGTTTTCAATAATTTAAATCATTTAAATGAATTTGGATTTATTATTTATGATGATGCACATAAGCTACCTACTGAAAATAATGAAAAAACTGTTTTGCTCCAGTCAACGTACAAACTTGCACTTGCTTCCACTTTAGCGAGATCAGATGGGCAAGGAATGAATGTAATTGGATTAATTGGACCCAAATGGTATGAAATTTTGCCTAATAAGCTGGTCGAATTGGGTTTTCATGTACCTGTGAATTGTGTAGAAATAAAGATTCCTTTACCTCAACACGAACTTGAAGAATACGAGCGGGCTAGTAATAACCCTGAGCATCAAAGAAATATTGCGGCAAACAATTCATTAAAAAGGGTAGTGACTGATTATTTTCTAAAAACAAAGCCAACAAATCAAACACTAATTATTTCATTTTTTGTAGAGATTGCAAAAAAGTATGGAGATTGGTTTGATTTAGAGGTTATTACTGGAGAAGATTCGTTAGAAAATGAGGAAATTGATGCGTTGCTAGTAGCGTTTAATAATAAGAGGATTACTAAGATGATAGCATCATCATTAAAGGTAGAAAGAAAACAATTTATTGAACTAGACACGATAATTGCACTAACCTATCAAAAAGGTTCTGAAAGAGAAGAGTACTTGAGGGTTGGTAAACTCATGCCGCAGCATAGTAAAACAGAAAGTTATCTTATTTCCCTTGTTACAAGAAATTCTATTGAAGAGCGTGATTATTTCAGGAGAAAAAGAAAGCTTTCAAATTACGGCTTTCGTTACAAAATAGAACATTACGAAAGTATATTAGCTGAGGGGAATAATTCATGA
- a CDS encoding helix-turn-helix domain-containing protein, whose product MFRDIGEQIRHARNIKGIGLNDFAQKIGVSPAYLSNLETGKTDTISIFSLDNLNKELNLFPINQMKFEELTLESDERTNEVFLSLFQLQNEDRETFDHVLLLIEQALKIVSVNKKAN is encoded by the coding sequence ATGTTTAGAGATATCGGAGAGCAGATCAGACATGCTAGAAATATAAAGGGTATCGGTCTTAATGATTTTGCTCAAAAAATTGGTGTGTCACCCGCGTACTTAAGTAACTTGGAAACAGGCAAAACAGATACAATTAGTATTTTCTCATTGGATAACCTGAACAAAGAACTGAATCTCTTTCCAATTAATCAAATGAAATTTGAGGAGTTGACGTTAGAATCTGATGAGCGGACCAACGAAGTCTTTCTTTCTCTCTTTCAATTACAAAATGAAGACCGTGAAACATTTGATCACGTATTACTTCTCATTGAGCAAGCTCTTAAAATCGTTTCGGTGAATAAAAAAGCAAATTAA